A window from Variovorax sp. PBL-E5 encodes these proteins:
- a CDS encoding SMP-30/gluconolactonase/LRE family protein, with the protein MNTNPSSSAPSILEAPRCIWPAAATLGEGTLWSQREQALYWVDILERRLHRIDPASDMRTSWSFDEEISAVAERAGDPGLIVTLRRGFALFDPAAAEVPPRYLLEPEPERTANRFNDGKCDAKGRFWGGTMDFACKAPTGALYRFDPDGRCSRHDDGFAVTNGPTWSADGRTMYFNDTVRGRVFAYDFDMATGTPSGKREWLRFAHGDGLPDGMTTDAAGRLWIAHWGGACVSCHDPVSAAELCRVKLPTRHITNCAFGGPDLRTLFISSATSDLTPAQREAEPEAGGLFAVRTDATGLPAPRFGG; encoded by the coding sequence TTGAACACCAATCCCTCGTCATCTGCACCGTCGATTCTCGAAGCGCCCCGTTGCATCTGGCCCGCCGCAGCCACGCTCGGCGAGGGCACGCTGTGGTCGCAGCGCGAGCAGGCGCTGTACTGGGTCGACATCCTCGAGCGGCGGCTGCATCGCATCGATCCGGCGAGCGACATGCGCACCAGCTGGAGCTTCGACGAGGAGATCTCGGCGGTTGCCGAGCGCGCCGGCGACCCGGGCCTGATCGTCACGCTGCGCCGCGGCTTCGCGCTGTTCGATCCTGCCGCGGCCGAGGTCCCGCCCCGGTATCTGCTCGAGCCTGAACCGGAGCGCACGGCCAACCGCTTCAACGACGGCAAGTGCGATGCGAAGGGCCGCTTCTGGGGCGGCACGATGGACTTCGCCTGCAAGGCACCGACCGGTGCGCTCTATCGCTTCGATCCGGACGGCCGCTGCAGCCGGCACGACGACGGCTTCGCGGTCACCAACGGCCCGACCTGGTCGGCCGACGGCCGCACGATGTACTTCAACGACACGGTGAGAGGCCGCGTCTTCGCCTACGACTTCGACATGGCGACCGGAACGCCGAGCGGCAAGCGCGAATGGCTGCGCTTCGCGCACGGCGACGGCCTGCCCGACGGCATGACCACCGATGCCGCCGGCCGGCTCTGGATCGCGCACTGGGGCGGCGCCTGCGTGAGCTGCCACGACCCGGTGAGCGCGGCCGAACTGTGCCGCGTGAAGCTGCCCACCCGCCACATCACCAATTGCGCCTTCGGCGGCCCGGACCTGCGCACGCTGTTCATCAGCAGCGCGACCAGCGATCTCACGCCCGCGCAACGCGAGGCCGAGCCGGAGGCCGGCGGCCTGTTCGCCGTTCGCACCGACGCCACGGGTTTGCCCGCGCCGCGCTTCGGCGGCTGA
- a CDS encoding ABC transporter substrate-binding protein, with product MKLNRRTLTVALASASLSSLLPATAFAQKKLVLGFAQVGAESEWRTANTESIKSSAQDAGIELKFSDAQQKQENQIKAIRSYIAQKVDVIAFSPVVESGWEPVLREAKAAKIPVVLTDRSVDTKDDSLYVTFMGSDFIEEGRKAGRWLVEKMKDQKGDVNIVELQGTVGSAPAIDRKKGFEEIIKSDPKFKIIRSQTGDFTRAKGKEVMEAFLKADGKKINVLFAHNDDMAIGAIQAIEEAGLKPAKDIVIISIDGVKGAFEAMMAGKLNVSVECSPLLGPQLMSAVKDIKAGKTLPKRIVTVESIFPMEVAAAEFPKRKY from the coding sequence ATGAAACTGAACCGTCGCACTCTCACCGTGGCGCTCGCCAGCGCCTCGCTGTCCTCGCTGCTGCCGGCCACGGCCTTCGCGCAGAAGAAGCTGGTCCTGGGTTTTGCCCAGGTCGGCGCCGAAAGCGAATGGCGCACCGCCAACACCGAGTCGATCAAGTCCTCGGCCCAGGACGCGGGCATCGAGCTCAAGTTCTCCGATGCGCAGCAGAAGCAGGAGAACCAGATCAAGGCGATCCGTTCGTACATCGCGCAGAAGGTCGACGTGATCGCGTTCTCGCCGGTGGTCGAATCGGGCTGGGAACCGGTGCTGCGCGAAGCCAAGGCCGCGAAGATTCCCGTGGTGCTGACCGACCGCTCGGTGGACACCAAGGACGACTCGCTCTACGTCACCTTCATGGGCTCCGACTTCATCGAGGAAGGGCGCAAGGCCGGCCGCTGGCTGGTCGAGAAGATGAAGGACCAGAAGGGCGACGTCAACATCGTCGAGCTGCAGGGCACGGTGGGCTCGGCGCCGGCGATCGACCGCAAGAAGGGCTTCGAGGAAATCATCAAGTCCGATCCGAAGTTCAAGATCATCCGCTCGCAGACCGGCGACTTCACGCGCGCCAAGGGCAAGGAGGTGATGGAAGCTTTCTTGAAAGCCGACGGCAAGAAGATCAACGTGCTCTTCGCGCACAACGACGACATGGCGATCGGCGCCATCCAGGCCATCGAGGAAGCGGGCCTGAAGCCGGCCAAGGACATCGTGATCATCTCGATCGACGGCGTGAAGGGCGCGTTCGAGGCCATGATGGCCGGCAAGCTCAATGTCTCGGTCGAATGCAGCCCGCTGCTCGGGCCGCAGCTGATGAGTGCGGTGAAGGACATCAAGGCCGGCAAGACCTTGCCCAAGCGCATCGTGACCGTCGAA
- a CDS encoding LysR family transcriptional regulator, producing the protein MTNYTHWFIRARLKTRQLLLLVALAEEGNIHRAAQVLNMTQPAASKLLKDLEDVLEVSLFERHPRGMRPTWYGEAMIRHARGALASLNQAHDEVAALKAGRFGQVNVGAITAPGLTLLPPAVAAVKREQPTLRIALEIETSPVLLERLEQGKLDILVARLFAEHDKSQLRYEALTEEPVCALVRPGHPLLGTSGLGLRDVVSAGWIVPPAGSVLRHRFELMFQEEGVQPPINVIETAALLFITRMLQQSDLIAVLATDVAHYYASHGIVAVLPLEMPCHMDAFGIITRTDRLLSPAAKVMMKALKAASLKAYGRRLDPEV; encoded by the coding sequence ATGACCAACTACACGCACTGGTTCATCCGTGCGCGTCTGAAGACCCGGCAGTTGCTGCTGCTCGTGGCCCTCGCCGAGGAAGGCAACATCCACCGCGCGGCCCAGGTGCTGAACATGACGCAGCCGGCGGCCTCGAAGCTGCTCAAGGACCTGGAGGATGTGCTGGAGGTCTCGCTGTTCGAGCGCCATCCGCGCGGCATGCGGCCGACCTGGTATGGCGAGGCGATGATCCGCCACGCGCGCGGCGCGCTCGCCAGCCTGAACCAGGCGCATGACGAGGTCGCGGCGCTCAAGGCCGGGCGCTTCGGCCAGGTCAACGTCGGGGCGATCACCGCGCCCGGACTCACGCTGCTGCCGCCGGCGGTGGCGGCGGTCAAGCGCGAGCAGCCCACGCTGCGCATCGCGCTCGAGATCGAGACCAGCCCGGTGCTGCTCGAACGGCTCGAGCAAGGCAAGCTCGACATCCTGGTGGCACGCCTCTTCGCCGAGCACGACAAGTCGCAGCTGCGCTACGAGGCGCTGACCGAGGAGCCGGTCTGCGCGCTGGTGCGCCCCGGGCATCCGCTGCTCGGCACGAGCGGGCTCGGCCTGCGCGACGTGGTGTCGGCCGGCTGGATCGTGCCGCCGGCCGGCAGCGTGCTGCGCCACCGCTTCGAACTGATGTTCCAGGAAGAAGGCGTGCAGCCGCCGATCAACGTGATCGAGACGGCTGCGCTGCTGTTCATCACGCGCATGCTGCAGCAGAGCGACCTGATCGCGGTGCTGGCCACCGACGTGGCCCACTACTACGCGTCGCACGGCATCGTCGCCGTGCTGCCGCTCGAGATGCCTTGCCACATGGATGCGTTCGGCATCATCACGCGCACGGACCGGTTGCTGTCGCCCGCGGCGAAGGTGATGATGAAGGCGCTCAAAGCCGCGAGCCTCAAGGCCTACGGACGCCGCCTAGACCCAGAAGTATGA
- a CDS encoding aldehyde dehydrogenase family protein, producing the protein MKRSDLQQNARQYINGRWETGVTTGISENPSDTREVVAEYARADRSQTELAIRAAVDAFAHWSLSTPQRRADVLDRIGGEILARCDALGALLAREEGKTLAEAVGEATRAGQIFKFFAGEALRGGGEILASVRPGVQVDVTREPVGVVGLITPWNFPLAIPAWKIAPALAHGNSVVFKPAELVPACGWALAEIISRAGLPAGTFNLVMGSGREVGQTIVDSPLVDAISFTGSVATGERILQAAAARRAKVQLEMGGKNPLVVLADADLDRAVDCALQGAYFSTGQRCTASSRLIVEAPVHDAFVVRLRHRLAALKVGHALERGIDIGPVVDRRQLEQNQAWLAIANDEGAEHVCGGELIERPTPGHYMNPALFLARPEHRVAREEIFGPIACVLRADDYAHALALANDTPFGLCAGICTSSLAQATHFKRHARVGMTMVNLPTAGVDYHVPFGGRRASSYGPREQGRHAAEFYTTVKTGYVLA; encoded by the coding sequence TTGAAGCGCAGTGACCTCCAGCAGAACGCCCGGCAGTACATCAACGGCCGCTGGGAGACCGGCGTGACCACCGGCATCAGCGAGAACCCCTCCGACACGCGCGAGGTGGTGGCCGAGTACGCACGTGCCGACCGCAGCCAGACCGAGCTTGCGATCCGCGCGGCCGTCGATGCCTTCGCGCACTGGAGCCTGAGCACGCCGCAGCGGCGCGCCGACGTGCTCGATCGCATCGGCGGCGAGATCCTCGCGCGTTGCGACGCGCTGGGCGCGCTGCTGGCCCGCGAGGAGGGCAAGACGCTGGCCGAAGCCGTCGGCGAAGCCACCCGCGCAGGACAGATCTTCAAGTTCTTCGCCGGCGAGGCCCTGCGCGGCGGCGGCGAGATCCTGGCCTCGGTGCGGCCCGGCGTGCAGGTCGACGTCACGCGCGAACCGGTCGGCGTGGTCGGCCTCATCACGCCCTGGAACTTCCCGCTCGCCATCCCGGCCTGGAAGATCGCGCCGGCCCTCGCGCACGGCAACAGCGTGGTGTTCAAGCCGGCCGAACTGGTCCCGGCTTGCGGCTGGGCGCTGGCCGAGATCATCAGCCGCGCCGGCTTGCCGGCCGGCACCTTCAACCTCGTGATGGGCAGCGGCCGCGAGGTCGGGCAGACGATCGTCGACAGCCCGCTGGTCGATGCCATCAGCTTCACCGGCTCGGTCGCCACCGGCGAGCGCATCCTGCAGGCCGCGGCGGCACGGCGCGCCAAGGTGCAGCTCGAGATGGGCGGCAAGAATCCGCTGGTGGTGCTGGCCGATGCCGACCTCGACCGCGCGGTCGATTGCGCGCTGCAGGGCGCGTACTTCTCGACCGGCCAGCGCTGCACCGCATCGAGCCGGCTGATCGTCGAGGCGCCGGTGCACGATGCCTTCGTCGTCCGCCTTCGCCATCGGCTCGCCGCACTCAAGGTCGGCCATGCGCTGGAGCGCGGCATCGACATCGGCCCGGTGGTCGACCGCCGGCAGCTCGAACAGAACCAGGCCTGGCTCGCGATCGCGAACGACGAAGGCGCCGAGCACGTCTGTGGCGGCGAGTTGATCGAGCGGCCGACGCCCGGCCACTACATGAATCCTGCGCTGTTCCTCGCGCGGCCGGAGCACCGCGTGGCGCGCGAAGAGATCTTCGGCCCGATCGCCTGCGTACTGCGCGCCGACGACTATGCGCATGCGCTGGCGCTCGCCAACGACACGCCCTTCGGCCTCTGCGCCGGCATCTGCACCAGCTCGCTGGCGCAGGCCACCCACTTCAAGCGCCATGCCCGGGTCGGCATGACGATGGTCAACCTGCCCACCGCCGGCGTCGACTACCACGTGCCCTTCGGCGGGCGCCGCGCATCGAGCTACGGACCGCGCGAGCAGGGCCGCCACGCGGCGGAGTTCTACACCACCGTCAAGACCGGCTACGTGCTGGCCTGA